TACACAGTGGTTTCTTTAATTTTACGGAGCCTAATTATATGTGGTGAGTGTCCTAGTTCATCAGCTAATTGCTTTGGCCCCTATACAGAAAAAACACCATCTCCACGGTGGTGCATGACTGCTAATAATGTGGTAGGAGGATGTCCACTGGGTAAAGCCACTGTTGGGGGTCCGAGGAACTTGGGTTCTTAGTCTTGTGAGCTCAAATTCCAGTCTTTAGGCAGCTGATCTTGTTTGGTGCCTCATTTCAGTAAATTCTAGCGGGTCCACTTACATAAATCTATGCTCATCTCTTATCTTTGTTGTTATGCTTGCACACTTCAGTAGACCCTGTATCTGTAATGAAGAACTAAAGTTGAGTTCATGCTATCAGATGACCATCACAATTGGTGACTCCATATATAGCAGCTAATTCATTTCAGGTGGAATAGATAGCAGCTAAATTGATAACCTCAATCTAAATATCGTGTCCTTCTTGAAATGTTGCTGCATAGGCGatgtagatatcatgttcttatTGCAAGCTTTTGTATTTGACCTACCTGGATGACCAACCAGGAATCTTTGATGGTTTTGTACCAATTTGTGCAAATGAAATTGTTTCTTGTTAGCGTGGGGAAAAATGTTTAAGTACTACTACTTTCTTGGGCCCTTGCGTGTTTTTCTTGCTTTATCATCACTGTGGAGTATAGTTTGGTATAGTGTGTATGCATTTAGTTGATTCATGACTTGTTTATAGTGTGTATGCATTTAGTTGATTCATGACTTGTTTATGTGTCAATGAATGCAGGTATGTGCTAGTGTATCCTCGGAATCTTCAAACATGAATGAGCTTCTCCAGTGGAATGACTTATATGGAGAAGGTGGATCAAGGAAGAAAACATCTCTCAGTTACTTCATGTAGAGGAAATATGTTACTATATACCATTGGTTTATTTATTTTCCTGTTCTGCAACCCGAGATCGCAGTGGGACCTACATGGATAATCCATTTCAGGTTCCCCTCAGGCCATTGTGTATCATATTAGTTCATAGGATTTTATCTTAGCAATTGCTAGTCTTAATGAGTCTCTCAAATCTTGTCTTATCCAATTTTCTCCTTTGTAGGTCTCTTCTCTGTATATACGAGTTGACTAATTCAATAACTGTATTCTAATATTCTTTTTCTGTATTGAATATTGTATAGTTTGAATTCTTATGATGAAGCGGGCAAACTTGTTGGGGTTAACTGGAGGAGTAAATACAGACTATTTTATTGGCCTCCATATGTCCGTTCCGTTGAATGTTTCTATTTACTTTGGATAATATTTTGGCTTTGTTGAGTACTTCCACCACCTCAATAACTGGCCTCTCTCACGGGattgtccgcaaatgctttcatcTGCGAATTGTGGTCACGTCTTGGCATAAGGTCATCGACATTCCTGGACTAAAGCTAGTGCTAAAGTTAATTTGTGTTTGTATTACTGGGACGACTATTTAGGAGCCTGTGTGAAGCTCTCTCCTATTAATCTCCTATTAATTGTTAGGTGAGATTTTGTTATGGTTCCCCATTCATTCCCAGTTGGTCATTGTTTCTCCTCTGGGTGGTTGCCATGACCATAAATTTCATAACTGATACTGACCTGTCACAGTCAAACTGACATTGTCTAGCTGGATTTGCGTGGTTTCATTTTGCTGTATTAGTATCAGCTAGCTCTCTGCTTTGACCAATAGATCTTAAGGTACGcttatttaatgttatttttattatatatttgtGTTGCTTTCCCTCTTCCTTTCTTAATGTTACTGTTGACAATTGTAATTCTACTTAAATTTTCCAAGGTCATCAGTTTAAGCAATTAGAGAGCGGGCAGTTAAGCTTGATATCTTGTTAGAATTTTGTGACTACTTCATTTAAATGCTTTGGTTATTAGAGGGTGCAATTTAATTACTTAGTAATGTCTTCAGCACCAATGTTTGCATAAAGTACGGAAAATGTTGATATTTCAAGGGAAAGTATTCTCCGTTTTCTAAAGTGTATAGTTTTCTTGATGCCATATTCACTACTTATAGATGAATAAAGATCTCAACGATCATGGCGGAGCTAAACAGAAATTAGAAATCGTATTGGAAACTAAGTAAACAATgaggaaagtaaaagaaaagtacAAAACTTCACAAGTCACAAACTAAGATGGTTCAGTGCGGTCGAAGAAGAGGACTAAAGTCGAGTCTGAAATTTGGCCTTTATGCCAACCTGGAAAGGTAAATTGCGGAAGAGAAAGGAACAAGTGATTTAGCAGTGCGCAAAAGGACCTTTAGGTTACAACTTGTGATTACTAGTATAGTTGTAATTGTTGTATTTAGCCACTTGATTTTTCCCAACTCCCAAGGGCTTTTAGGTTAATTTGTATGATGAAGTAGAATACCACTTGGGATTACACAAATAGCAGGCCAAATTTactgtttactttttctagtcgGTGTACAaagattatacacatattatatatgaattttacatatattatacatccgccggattatttttagtttaagaaattAGGTGGACTACTATTTGAGGTTAATTCTTCATATTTCTATTGCGGAGTAATGCCACGACGGTTAAATTTTTGGGATAAGAAGAAATTACTAGAGTTTGTGTCTATTTCCTTTCACATAGGTCATAATAGAgttgtttgaccaagtttttggCAAGCTAAAAGTACTTGTTTATGATTGAATAAGGATTGTGGTGGAGTGATAAGTATCTTTTATCCTTAACTAGAATCTCGGGTTCGGCCTAAGCATGGAGTTTATCTTTGCTAGGTTGCGCTTTACTCGGAATGTGGAACATTTCAGTGCATATTTGCATTTTATTGGATGTCAGTCAATACGAATACTAGACACCAAAtgaaaaacaaacaagaaaatattttttgtgaaaATTTGAGGTTATTTGGCCaacaaaaaagtatttttgaactGCGCAGTTATTCTGTCGTTGAAAAAAAACTAGAAGCAGAAGTAAAAAATTTAttcttcaaaataaaaaatattcttATCAATAACTTTCATTTGGAAAAGTACCTCTTCATTTCAACAAGAAAATCAACCATTAAATTTGGCCTCTTCCTCTTTCATTGTATGCGTTTTTTTCGTTATCTCTTCAACTCTTTTTTTGTGCTAATCATATCAAATCTCAAATAAAAGATGAAATATTTTAATTAAGTAAAACTGAAAAACTTAATCAAAGTCTCTAAAATTAAAtcactaaaaattattttctaagataATATTAAGCAAATGCGTACATCTCCTTCCTAATGTGACTTAAAAATTGGTTAAACACAACCATAAAATCTGCATGTAATAAAGGGGTTGGCCAATCGAAATATTTCCACGAAGTTCTACATTCTATATTAAAATTACTTTTGtgtgaaataattatagtgtttGACCTGAAATTTCTTCCGTCTCAATTGTTGACCGCTTCTAATATTCTCTTTTCTTCTATCAATCTCGTCTTTAACCCCAATCCTTTGAGGTTTGTATAAGCTTGAGATTTAGAGCACCTTGTCTCTACTAAATAACTTTAGTATTAAGACGTAGTTAATTAATCAATTGATTGATTGGTATATAATGGGGTTCGTATGTTTTCTCTTTCTTAATTGAAAAAACTGAAACATCGGGGCAATTTTGAGGGGCGCAAGTTAGCAAAGATGGGGACGATGTCTCATTCATCTACTTTCCTCCTCCCAAATCTTCCTACCGACAACGGACCTGCTCTAACGTATGCGCTTGTTATCCTTAACCAACACCTCCCTCGATTCACTCCTTTGCTCTGGGAGCACGGTAATGGTCCCTGCGCCTTCCTTTTTTCAACCTTTTTTGAACTTCTCTAATGGTGACATATGTTTGTTGTTTAGAGCAGCACAGGTTCATGTTTGCGCTGACGGTGGAACGAATAGGGTGTTTGATGAATTACCCCGCTTTTTTCCTCATGACGACCCTTCTGATATTCGTAAGAGGTGATTCTGAATTCACTTACCAATTGCTCTTGTTACTGATTATACGTAGCAGCTTGTTGTTGGTTCATTCTTCAATCTCTAAACTTGTTTGCAAATTGGCAAAATAATAAGGAATAAAATCACAGGCGGAGCCACGATTTCAAGCTTATGAGTTCGAGATTCTTATCGTTTTAAGttgaatatatataaattaataatttatacatattcaatggattttttaagacaaatacaaggttcgaaccaaagctattgggttcggccgaaccctcTCCCGGCACTCTAGCTCCGCCTCTGAATAAAATCGGGATTTATATAGGGCAAAGTATTTACTTTTTTCCACCATTTCGAGAAAAGAAAAATCTACTTTAAAAAAATAGTATATATTAGTAGCTTTGAACTCTGTGAACTTGTTTAGGTTTGCTGCACTCCCCTCACGTGGGCCTTGGTATGTTTTTTCTTGGACCAGAATGTGCAAAAGGAAACTAAAACTTGGATTTTTGCTGGAGGAAAGAATGAGTTAATAAGTTACTATTTGAAAATTTTCATGCCATATTAGTAATCCAAGCATAGACAAATACTGAGATTCAAGTTTGAGTTGTAAGTGAGTAAAAACACATGCAGACAATATCTAAAAGCATCGggatttctctttttcttttttgggctAAAACACGATTTCTTAATattcgaaattttttattttgtcgtCTTAGATTGAATTTGAGTGAACCATGATTTTTTTGCAGGTACAAGCCATATGCTATAAAAGGAGATATGGATTCAATCAGAACTGATGTTCTCGACTTTTTTAGAGGTCTGGTAAGCTAGAGCTTGCTTGTGATGGTTCTGTAGTTTCTTAGCAAATCTGTTTTCCAATAAATTTTAAAAGCATCCACATTTTTATATTtgtgaagggataagtgtaaGAAAACATCTAGTTTTGGAGAATAACTAATTTGCCTTAAAAGATAGAATATTTAGTGTTGAAATGAAATGGAACCTGAATGGTGCGGCAGAATAGATACATTGGATTGATGTAGCTGATCTCAATTAATTTGGATTGAGGCAGTCCTGATTGATATATACTTACAAGTCTCCCTTATTAGTATGATTTATCCTACTTTGAATTGAATCATCACTTTATGTTAAATGCCGACCTCCAGGGACGTCAACCTTCAAAGAATTTGATGTTTGACCTTACCGAAAGAATCTGGTGTTTGAACCCTTGGCCTTACAGAACCTTTGTGGTGGATCTTCTTTGATATGTAATGGAGTGGAGCTTCATGTGACAGTTTACTAAGTGTATGGTGTGTTAAGAGCTTCCCTATCTTTCACCTTATCCGAGAGTGAAAAATTTGTTTACAGTATAGTTGAGTTGTGCAAATATATTCTTGATTCTGGAAGAGATTCCCACTTTGTTAAAACCTTGTGGTTTCCAAATATATTGTCGAGTTCAAGTTTTTGCCCTGTGTACGAGCAATTACCACACTTCTACTTACTAAATTTTGTGTAAAGATCAAGAGAATAATATCTGGTCGTGTTTAAATTCTTTCTAATGTAGTATGTAATTAAACTTgtgcattttttcattttcaagcATGTTAGTGAGGATTCTGACTATATATGTATATCATTTCAGTTACTAGATAGTTATTACACTTTTGGATATAATTAGCAATGTGGCTCAAGATCGTTCTTTGCCGTCTTGTTCTTGTGCAATATGTTTGTGCAGTTCATTACAAAGCATGGTTCGAACTATATTTTGAAGATGTATAGCTTGGTGACTTTGCATGGGACCAAGATAATTGATGAATCTCATGATCAAGATACCACAGATCTTCATAAATGTGTTGCATATATTCGTGAATTACTAAACCCAGAACATCCAAATGTAAGTTAAGCTTTTTAACATAGCTCTGGAAATTTTTACCCTTTTCCATGTTTATTAATATGCTATATTCTAATTTATATCCATTAAAAATATCTCTACACCAAATAATTGCTCAAATTATATCTGCATCTTTTCACTGTGGGATATTTGTGCTCTAATTGTTtcttatttatgattattgctaATAATAGGATATTATTCATTTAGAATAGATATTTGAAATAAACAATTCATTAGAAAATCTTTCACATGGTGGATCAGATGTATTGCTTATTCGTCATTATTCAATCTGGGTTGGTATAAGCTTCATTTATTGCTTCTTTTACtcatctttcatcatccaataaaaagcagtttcctttttattatcattcctgatagttttcttttctttttcttctttcctgtacagttctttttacgctggctctagtgatatggcatgcatgaggaatcctcagcccagtcttaaaaatcaatctggttccgaaataataattcaagaaatatattgtgattatgaatcagaatatgatgaagatgaggcttttgaagagattagtaaagagttaattcactttgaggaaaaaaccaaacctaacctgagtgataccgaagacatcaacataggggacacgaataatatccgggaaactaaaataagtgtccatctcgaaccaaggatccgagaagagttaattaaagcactcatagaattcaaagatgtttttgcatggtcatatgacgacatgccgggcttgagcactgatttagtggttcacaaattgcccaccgatccaatggtgcctcctgtcaagcagaggctgagaaaattcaagcctgatatgagtgtgagaattaaggaagaaatcaccaaacagttggaagcaaaggtcattcgagtcactcgatatcctgtttggttagctaatatcgttcctgtaccaaagaaagacggcaaaattagagtatgcgtcgactaccgcaatctcaacaaagcaagtccgaaggataatttcccattacccaatatccatattttgatcgataattgtgccaagcatgagataggatctttcgtggattgttatgccgggtatcatcaaattctaatggatgaagaagatgcagaaaagacggcattcatcacaccatggggaacttattgctaccgggtaatgccattcggtttgaagaacgccggagcaacctacatgagagcgatgaccacagtgtttcatgatatgatacacaaggagattgaggtatacgtggacgatgtgatcataaaatcaaagcatcaggccgaccacgttggggatttgaggaaattcttcttaagacttcgcaggtataacctcaagcttaaccctgccaaatgcgcatttggagttccatctggaaagttgctgggatttatagtcagtcggcgaggcatcgagctagacccgtcaaaaatcaaagccatccaagaattgccacctccaaggaacaaaactgaagtaatgagcttgttgggaaggttgaattacatcagcaggtttattgctcagcttacgacaacctgtgagcctattttcaaattgttgaaaaaggatgctgcggtcaaatggaccgatgagtgtcaagaagcgtttgataagataaaaggatacttgtcgaacccacccgtgctggtcccgccagagccaggaagacctctaattctttacttgacggtcttggaaaattcatttggttgtgtattagggcaacatgacctcaccggcagaaaagaacaggtcatctactaccttagcaagaaattcacagcttatgaggttaagtatactcatctggagaagacatgttgcgccctaacatgggtagctcagaagttgaaacactatttgtcgtcctacactacttaccttatttcgcgtctggatccattgaaatatatttttcaaaagcctatgccaacagggagacttgcaaagtggcagatattgctcacagaatttgacatcatctatgtgactcagactgcaatgaaagcccaagcactggctgatcatttagctgaaaacccggtcgacgaggagtacgagccattgaaaacctattttcccgatgaagaaataatgcatatcgataagatggagcaaattgaaaaatctGGCTGGAAacgtttctttgatggggccgctaacatgaaaggagtcgggattggagctgtaatcatttctgaaacagggcatcactatcctgttacggctcaactacaattttattgcaccaataatatggctgaatatgaagcttgtattttggggttaaggctagccgcagacatgggtatccaggaaatcttagtcatgggagattcagatcttctggtacatcaaattcaaggagaatgggaaacccgcgacttgaagctcataccataccgacaatgtctatatgatctttgtcagcggtttcgatcagtggagtttcagcatattccaaggatccataatgaggttgccgatgcattggctaccctggcatcaatgttgcaccatccggacaaagcttatgtggatccactacatattcaagtccacgatcagcatgcctattgtaatagtgttgaggaggaatttgacggtgaaccatggttccacgacatcaaggaatatatcagaatggggatatatccagcacaagccacaggagatcaaaagaggaccattaggcgattggcaaatggattcttcttaagcggaggagttttgtataaaagaacaccagaccttggattatgcatagatgccagacaagctacagctgttatgtctgaagtacattcgggagtttgcggaccccacatgagcggatatgtgttggcaaagaaaatcctcagagccggttactattggcttaccatggagcgagattgtatcagttttgtgcgcaagtgtcatcaatgccagatacacgaggatttgattcattctccaccatccgatttgcacacaatgtcggcaccgtGGCCtttcgtcgcctggggcatggatgtgattggaccaattgagccggcagcatccaatgggcacaggttcattctggtagccattgattattttaccaaatgggttgaggccaaaacattcaaatcagtgaccaagaaagctgtggtcgattttgtccactcaaatatcatatgtcgattcggaatcccaaaggtgatcatcacagataacggtgctaatcttaacagtaacttaatgaaggaagtatgtcaacagtttaagattacacatcgcaactctaccccatatcggcccaaggcgaatggagcagtcgaggcagccaacaaaaacataaagaagatacttcggaaaatggtagaaggttcaagacaatggcacgaaaaactaccatttgcgttattgggatatcgcactactgttcgcacttcagtaggagcaactccttatttgttggtatatggcactgaggcagtaattcctgcagaagttgaaattccttcccttcggatcatcgccgaagcaaagattgatgatgatgaatgggtcaaaacccgtctggaacagttaaatttgattgatgaaaaacgattggccgcagtgtgtcatggccaattgtatcaaagaagaatagcaagagcatacaacaaaaaggtgcgtccccggaagtttgaagtgggtcaacatgtgctgaaacgtattcttccacatcaggttgaggcaaaaggcaaatttgccccgaattggcaaggaccattcattgtgaccagagtattatcgaatggtgcactatgtttaacagatatcgaaggaaaatgcatagacatggctatcaattctgatgcggtaaagagatattatgcatgatttttggtataattattaaatgtttgtattcggcattatttcgaagattggaatgacaaaaacaatttattctgctatccaaacactataccctttgcttcccctttgagccacatttgtttctttcctaccctctcttggaatcaatgaaaatcaaatatgaacaatataaaaaaaaatcactattattgtaatgaactacgtttgacctgattcctcaaagaaggatacgtaggcgcctcacggctcggtcatagggtatacgatatgcataatgtgcacaaaaagaaacatcaagagaccccaatcaagaaactggggcaggaattgtattggaaataagaaaaagattccaagagttgtaattttaaacccatatcaaaactgtttaacttttgataccttttcgttctaaccacataccaaaagacctttcgaccaatttTAGAAATAACGCCgagtcaaacaaatgaagatgattcataacactttggtccaaacaagaagaagtaatgaaaatgagagagtcttataggtgaaaaccctcacgggcaccatgaggcgacggaagctgagagaaagaaaaatgagagagtcttattggtgaaaaccttcgaaggcaccataaggcgaaaaggaattaagaaatgaacaaatgaggaaggtttgtcggtgaaaactcttttagatgctgcaagtcgaacaaggtttgTAAATTagcaaaagtaaaattgggttgcggaaattttgggaaaacgaaatgaaacaattggaaaagagattggttaaaaagactgggttgattaatccaaaatgcataccctgatcattggtgtcagtgatcccaatcagataagttttttattccttttccaacagtcatccaaatttggatttttcttttcattctagatttttgaaatcgtcatgttttcgtcactgataatcttactcttctaaagtttttgagatgagttttgtcccaaacaaataagaaggaatgtcaaggtatactaccaagattcaagattgcataggacaaaaatacggccatgatgggcagtaggtaatataaaaataaaaaaaaaataagttatgggtgtaagaaaagtggaatcaaaagtggttcagcaatgtcaggagagtcatatgattacagttgaaaaggtttgaagtgaaaacaacagttggggatcctatagtcaaggatcaattacaaggacaaaacagtcttctcaaccattccaaggcaataaaacaagacgaagagaaACCCCACCGTCGAcaagaatgccccagttaaccaccctactttaaactaacgaagttttctgtgatttgaaacaggggaaaAAACAACAttttgtgtcaggaaacacccggagaaagaattaaagaagaaatcaggcgtccacctggagaatgaggatgaagagataaagaagaaatcaggcgtccacctggagaatgagaatgatagataaagaagaaatcaggcgtccacctggagaatgaggatgaagagataaagaagaaatcaggcgtccacctggagaatgaggatgaagaattaaagaagaaatcaggcgtctacctggagaatgaggatgagaattaaagaagaaatcaggcgtccacctggagaatgaggatgaagaattaaagaagaaatcaggcgtccacctggagaatgaggatgaagaattaaagaagaaatcaggcgtccacctggagaatgaggatgaagaattgaagaagaaatcaggcgtccacctggagaatgaggatgaagaattgaagaagaaatcaggcgtccacctggagaatgaggatgaagaatttaagaagaagtcaggcgtccacctggagaatgaggatgaagaattaaagaagaaatcaggcgtcgacctggagaatgaggatgaagaatttaagaagaagtcaggcgtccacctggagaatgaggaggaagaatttaagaagaagtcagacgtccacctggagaatgaggatgaagaattaaagaagaaatcaggcgtccacctggagaatgaggatgaagaattaaagaagaaatcaggcgtccacctggagaatgaggatgagagataaagaagaaatcaggcgtccacctggagaatgaggatgaagagataaagaagaaatcaggcgtccacctggagaatgaggatgaagaattaaagaagaaatcaggcgtccacctggagaatgaggatgaagagataaagaagaaatcaggcgtccacctggagaataagggaatacaattgaaggatcagcagtcaggcgcccacctgaagaacagaatggcaatgtagtttgacattacggatgaagtcaaaagcccgcccatgtgagaaaggagcacacgtaaagtcaataaagcagaggagtccaaccaaatccccagcaagaaacaacaagagtcccaaacaaataaaggaaatacgaggcacaatgaaaggaaatgcggaacaagtcagaagcaaaagatgcccaaaagtcaccaagacatcaagacaacaagaaacgcaagggcatgatctagataagatctgtaattcatataccatagtctagtttagcttttgttttacctttgaagcaaggtgtaataaggaggtcagcaagcagtaaaagcagcacaaaacagcagtaacatcacagtctcatggtagtcccagctacccaaacttcccgaactacattgacctgattcctttatagccaaggatatgtaggaaacctttgaagcaaaggttcggtcaaatctttcaaaaaatgcttcccacggagtatttgaacgggcaaaaatcgctcgtatccgctcactttatctttgcacgaaaactcttcgagtttccacacaaagaggggcagctgtgagcacgtgatttttgcctcacgaaaattactccaaaataaataaaaaataataataaaacaatttttacttagtgtgcaatttttagaatttgtgtggcgtttattaaatatttgtgttatgtccgtaaatgtctactttgtttgttaaaatgaaaaataaaataaaaacacatgttgcatgcataattaggatttaattatgcatttaagagttaatttaaagaaaatcacaaaaataggcatttatcttattttggtcatttaattttgtcattgtgtgattaatgttttgtctatgtattaataaaaggtaattaatatttttaaagggtaatttagattttttataaattaaaattaggaattaaggTGTAAAGAAAAACGGATTGGGCCGTTTTAATTAACAAAACATTCAGGCCCAAAGCAAAGCATTTACCCAGCCCAGAtctgtcaacccaaaagacatcaaacgacgtagtatagggcagaagctacgtcgttttgatggtaCCCATTTAGCTGATTCCCAGACAGTCAACGACGCCGTATTGGTATGTttatctggaccgttgatcaagttgatctaacggtccagttcagctctTTCACTAAACCAAACGGCGACGTATGGTCATATTTAATTAGATCCGTTCAGTGTATTTGATCCAAGGGCTCTTAGAGTTTTGACCATACCCGTaacccttacccgacccactgccccgatccagcctgaccccaacctttaactaaacgacaacgtttggtttaatgaactgatcttaaccgtgcatcttaattgatccaacggatgagatcaatccaccctaCTCGTATATAACTCCAATCCACACCCCAGCCCCCCAAACCAAATACCCCACCCCTGTGtcctgttcatcatctctttcaagaGGTCTGATGAACTCCGCCATTTATCACCGTACACCgcctaccggaaatcgcctcacagcGGTTCCGATAGTCCAAAcaaccccaccttaacaccctcgactccccacaaccccctctttacggatccggggttagtttccctcgaatcagaccacatagtctcgaatcttcgattgaaggttggtctgaaaacccaaCCTTCTCCGAtgacttccaaattaacaccgtagcttcccctaactaccctagctatggatctggtgtttgtttggct
This genomic stretch from Nicotiana sylvestris chromosome 9, ASM39365v2, whole genome shotgun sequence harbors:
- the LOC104230727 gene encoding thiamine pyrophosphokinase 2-like produces the protein MGTMSHSSTFLLPNLPTDNGPALTYALVILNQHLPRFTPLLWEHAQVHVCADGGTNRVFDELPRFFPHDDPSDIRKRYKPYAIKGDMDSIRTDVLDFFRGLMYSLVTLHGTKIIDESHDQDTTDLHKCVAYIRELLNPEHPNLCILATGALGGLFDHEMGNINVICRFSSMPIILLSDDCLIQLLPSTHHHKIHIQSSVEGPHCGLIPIGTAARRTTTTGLKWNLDKTEIRFGGLVSTSNIVKENIVTVQSESDLLWTISIKKE